The following proteins are encoded in a genomic region of Alnus glutinosa chromosome 8, dhAlnGlut1.1, whole genome shotgun sequence:
- the LOC133876342 gene encoding nuclear transcription factor Y subunit B-9-like, translated as MVLPNDSNGNTPSKNDAYINTNTCSDDQHASQPCMQLVREQDQYMPIANVIRIMRRILPSHAKISDDAKETIQECVSEYISFITGEANERCQREQRKTVTAEDVLWAMSKLGFDDYIEPLTVYLNRYREAENERNTSRGDQLLFLKRGMDINHGPIGMPPPYGSGYPMGHFSGMLDAAASMGGGYYRDLPGAGASSAAQNALAGFDPFVQFK; from the coding sequence ATGGTGTTACCTAATGACTCAAACGGCAACACTCCAAGCAAAAACGACGCCTATATCAACACCAACACCTGTAGTGATGATCAGCATGCCTCGCAGCCATGCATGCAGCTGGTGCGTGAACAAGACCAATACATGCCCATAGCCAACGTGATTCGTATCATGCGCCGCATTCTACCGTCCCACGCAAAGATCTCTGACGACGCCAAGGAGACAATCCAAGAGTGCGTGTCGGAGTACATCAGCTTCATTACCGGGGAGGCCAACGAGCGGTGCCAGCGGGAGCAGCGGAAGACTGTCACCGCAGAGGACGTGCTTTGGGCGATGAGCAAGCTGGGTTTCGACGACTACATCGAGCCGCTCACTGTGTACCTCAACCGCTACCGTGAGGCGGAGAATGAGCGCAACACTTCGCGTGGGGATCAGCTGCTTTTTCTTAAGCGTGGGATGGATATCAATCATGGCCCTATTGGGATGCCGCCGCCTTATGGGTCTGGGTACCCTATGGGCCATTTCTCCGGGATGCTTGATGCTGCTGCCTCAATGGGCGGCGGGTACTATAGGGATTTGCCTGGCGCCGGAGCCTCCTCCGCTGCCCAGAATGCTTTGGCTGGCTTTGATCCTTTTGTTCAGTTCAAATGA